Proteins encoded within one genomic window of Gambusia affinis linkage group LG23, SWU_Gaff_1.0, whole genome shotgun sequence:
- the LOC122826452 gene encoding tetraspanin-8-like — translation MEKNNWCLKNGFIFFNCVFGGSGILFICLLYKTGSEKLMEELNAPRMMRFWVFAIGLVVISIFGRCSTWTRSKCCLIAFAVINGVGTAVMIIFGINVAVFKSQVMERGQSAEFAKEILKNDAKKDLLISRQEPLRCCGWTGVEDWGSDIPESCHCTSSHEQCKPSTQGSTEPPYVYSKSCGEIIGADVEHLANIDLGIFFGFAIAAMMCLIIAIKMIMQFSCHDNVGEPDIEMRDY, via the exons atggaaaaaaataactggtgTCTGAAGAATGGTTTTATATTCTTCAACTGTGTTTTTGGG GGTTCTGGGATTCTCTTTATTTGCCTGTTATACAAGACTGGATCTGAGAAACTG ATGGAAGAACTGAACGCCCCCAGGATGATGAGGTTCTGGGTGTTTGCCATCGGCCTTGTCGTGATCTCCATTTTTGGCAGATGTTCAACGTGGACCAGGAGTAAATGCTGCCTCATCGCT TTTGCAGTCATCAACGGCGTCGGAACGGCCGTCATGATCATCTTTGGGattaatgttgctgtttttaaaagccag GTCATGGAAAGAGGTCAAAGTGCTGAATTTGCCAAGGAGATCCTGAAAAACGACGCAAAAAAAGATTTGCTAATATCCCGACAAGAACCT cTTCGGTGTTGTGGATGGACTGGAGTCGAGGACTGGGGTTCAGACATCCCTGAATCCTGTCACTGCACGTCTTCACATGAACAATGTAAACCCAGCACACAG GGATCCACTGAGCCACCATATGTTTACTCCAAG TCGTGTGGAGAAATCATTGGAGCTGATGTTGAACATCTAGCAAATATTGATCTCGGCATCTTCTTTGGATTTGCTATAGCTGCT ATGATGTGTTTGATCATCGCCATCAAAATGATTATGCAGTTCAGTTGTCATGACAACGTCGGAGAGCCAGATATTGAAATGAGGGATTATTaa